The following are encoded together in the Dyella terrae genome:
- a CDS encoding LysR family transcriptional regulator, translating into MFLTVAECQGFRAAARHLGITPSAVSQAIRSLEERVGAPLFSRTTRSVRLTEAGERLLAHARPAIDMLTAGLDAASGLGGEITGRLRINAPRPILPLLVNRLLPDFLDAHPNVELELVGEDRPIDIVEEGFDAGIRLGNFVQIDMVAVWLTPPERFVVVGSPGLFRKHGRPTSPRDLQNFRCILLRQSVRALDHWQFVVDGQHTTVGVEGPLVINDIEACIHSALRGVGLFQLPYSLVMSHLESGDLQTVLEPYCEEVPGLSLYYPSRSQSLPKLRAFVDFATQRMRRAFKPGDYLPNPVS; encoded by the coding sequence ATGTTTTTGACCGTAGCGGAGTGCCAAGGCTTCCGCGCTGCGGCGCGGCACCTCGGCATTACGCCGTCCGCGGTCAGTCAGGCGATACGCAGCCTGGAGGAACGGGTTGGAGCGCCCCTCTTCTCCCGTACGACACGAAGCGTCAGGCTGACCGAAGCGGGCGAACGCCTGCTTGCCCACGCGCGCCCGGCGATCGACATGCTCACAGCAGGGTTGGATGCCGCGAGTGGCTTGGGTGGCGAGATTACCGGTCGACTGCGCATCAATGCGCCCAGGCCGATCTTGCCCCTGCTGGTGAATCGCTTGCTGCCTGACTTTCTTGATGCTCACCCGAACGTTGAACTTGAACTGGTGGGCGAAGATCGACCGATCGACATCGTCGAAGAAGGTTTCGATGCGGGGATACGTCTCGGAAATTTCGTCCAGATCGACATGGTCGCGGTGTGGCTAACGCCACCCGAGCGCTTCGTCGTCGTCGGCTCCCCGGGCTTGTTTCGGAAGCATGGCCGGCCGACGTCTCCGCGTGATCTGCAGAATTTCCGTTGCATTCTGCTCCGTCAGTCCGTGCGAGCGCTCGATCATTGGCAATTTGTCGTCGATGGTCAGCACACCACGGTGGGTGTCGAGGGGCCGCTCGTGATCAACGACATCGAGGCCTGCATTCACTCAGCGCTGAGGGGTGTCGGGCTCTTCCAATTGCCGTATTCGCTGGTGATGTCGCATCTTGAAAGTGGAGATCTGCAGACCGTGCTCGAACCTTATTGTGAAGAGGTTCCGGGACTTTCCCTCTACTATCCAAGCCGAAGTCAGTCACTGCCAAAACTTCGCGCCTTTGTCGATTTCGCCACCCAGCGAATGCGAAGAGCGTTCAAGCCGGGCGATTACCTGCCGAATCCCGTGTCCTGA
- a CDS encoding ABC transporter permease: protein MSQSGFAQRMVALIRKEVRQMVRDRSNLAVGLLLPIALILLFGYGLSLDVEHAPIAVVMDDTSPPARDVFAAFQGTPYLDPRWAGSMQDAERRMLAGDLDAIVRVPPDFSRRVASGDARIQLLLNGVDSTTATSVEGYVGGAIATQGLKMADRTGGAPMGGGVVVQQRMWFNEAGISTWYLVPGLLVLIMTLTGAFLTSLLIAREWERGTLESLFVTPVRPLELVLSKLVPYVAIGLIDLAMCLVAARWMFEVPIRGSLIVIVVASFLYLVVSLAMGLFISGVTRNQFQASQMALLTSFMPAMMLSGFVFDLRNMPSVVRGISEVLPATHFMNLIKTLFLAGNNAALVLRECAILALYAVVLIFAARRTLRKTLDR from the coding sequence ATGAGCCAGTCAGGCTTCGCGCAACGCATGGTCGCGCTGATCCGCAAGGAGGTGCGACAGATGGTGCGCGACCGGAGCAATCTCGCCGTAGGCCTGCTGTTGCCCATCGCGCTGATCCTGCTGTTCGGCTACGGCTTGTCGCTGGATGTGGAACACGCGCCTATCGCGGTGGTCATGGACGACACGTCGCCGCCCGCACGCGATGTCTTCGCCGCCTTCCAGGGCACGCCCTACCTCGATCCGCGTTGGGCTGGCAGCATGCAGGACGCTGAGCGGCGCATGCTCGCCGGCGACCTCGATGCGATCGTGCGCGTGCCGCCGGATTTCTCGCGTCGCGTCGCCAGTGGCGATGCTCGGATCCAGTTGCTGCTCAACGGTGTTGATTCGACCACGGCAACGTCGGTCGAAGGCTATGTTGGCGGCGCCATCGCCACGCAGGGGCTCAAGATGGCCGATCGTACGGGTGGCGCACCTATGGGTGGTGGTGTGGTCGTGCAACAGCGCATGTGGTTCAACGAAGCCGGCATAAGCACGTGGTACCTCGTGCCCGGCCTGCTCGTGCTGATCATGACCCTCACCGGTGCGTTCCTCACCTCGCTGCTGATCGCACGCGAATGGGAACGCGGCACGCTGGAGTCGTTGTTCGTCACCCCCGTAAGGCCGCTGGAGCTGGTGCTTTCCAAGCTCGTTCCCTATGTAGCCATCGGTCTGATCGATCTCGCCATGTGCCTGGTCGCGGCGCGATGGATGTTCGAGGTGCCGATTCGCGGCTCGCTCATCGTGATCGTCGTGGCGTCATTCCTCTATCTGGTGGTGTCGCTGGCGATGGGTTTGTTCATCTCGGGCGTCACGCGCAATCAGTTCCAGGCAAGCCAGATGGCGCTGCTGACCAGTTTTATGCCCGCGATGATGCTCTCGGGCTTCGTCTTCGATCTGCGAAACATGCCCTCGGTGGTGCGCGGTATCAGCGAGGTTCTGCCCGCGACGCACTTCATGAATCTGATCAAGACGCTGTTTCTGGCCGGCAACAACGCTGCACTGGTGTTGCGCGAATGCGCGATCCTTGCGCTGTATGCCGTGGTGTTGATCTTCGCCGCGCGCCGTACGCTGCGCAAAACCCTGGATCGATGA
- a CDS encoding ABC transporter permease produces the protein MASFVAFLAQVMALCRKELLALLKEPSSRAILFAPALMQSLLFGYAATYDLNHVSYAVLDQSRGSASTALLARLDGTGVFERTRTLTSSYQIAQVIDDNDALMVLSIPSDFENKLAAGQPSPLQVILDGRNSTTAGTAGAYISSIVSSYNQSNGYASGGITVERRGWFNPNLEARWNIMPALIAALSMLQTLLIAALSVAREREQGTFDQLLVTPLTPIQILIGKAIPAIMVGLVQSTLIFLIIRFWFQIPLVGSVWLLYLGLFTFTGASVGIGLSISALSLTMQQAMLYTFFLIMPLMLLSGLLTPVRNMPAVLQVVTYANPLRFGMSIVRRVYLEGAGLSDVATDFIPLLVIAALTLPLAAWLFRHRLS, from the coding sequence ATGGCCTCCTTCGTCGCCTTTCTCGCCCAGGTGATGGCGCTCTGCCGCAAGGAGTTGCTCGCCCTGCTCAAGGAGCCCTCCAGCCGGGCGATCTTGTTCGCGCCGGCCTTGATGCAATCACTGTTGTTTGGCTATGCCGCAACGTATGACCTCAATCACGTCTCTTATGCGGTACTGGATCAGAGCCGTGGCTCAGCCTCCACCGCCTTGCTGGCACGCCTGGACGGCACCGGTGTGTTCGAGCGCACGCGTACGTTGACCTCGTCTTACCAAATCGCCCAGGTCATCGACGACAACGACGCACTGATGGTGCTTAGCATTCCGTCGGATTTCGAAAACAAACTTGCTGCCGGACAACCGTCGCCACTTCAGGTCATCCTCGACGGTCGCAACTCCACCACGGCGGGTACGGCGGGCGCGTACATCAGTTCCATCGTGTCGTCCTACAACCAGTCAAACGGCTATGCGTCGGGCGGGATCACCGTCGAGCGGCGCGGCTGGTTTAATCCGAACCTGGAGGCGCGTTGGAATATCATGCCCGCACTCATCGCCGCGCTGAGCATGTTGCAGACGTTGCTGATTGCGGCGCTGTCGGTAGCGCGCGAAAGGGAGCAGGGCACCTTCGACCAGTTGCTGGTCACGCCACTGACGCCTATACAGATCCTGATCGGCAAGGCGATTCCCGCGATCATGGTGGGCCTGGTGCAGTCCACGCTTATCTTTCTGATCATCCGCTTCTGGTTCCAGATTCCATTGGTCGGCTCGGTATGGCTGCTCTACCTGGGGCTATTCACCTTTACCGGCGCGTCGGTAGGTATAGGGCTGTCCATCTCAGCGCTCTCGCTGACCATGCAGCAGGCCATGCTCTATACGTTCTTCCTGATCATGCCGCTGATGTTGCTATCGGGCCTTCTCACGCCGGTGCGCAACATGCCCGCCGTGCTTCAGGTCGTGACCTACGCCAATCCGTTGCGGTTCGGTATGAGCATCGTACGTCGCGTCTACCTGGAAGGTGCCGGGCTAAGCGACGTCGCGACAGATTTCATTCCCCTGCTGGTGATCGCGGCGCTCACGTTGCCCTTGGCGGCGTGGCTGTTCCGTCATCGCCTTTCCTGA
- a CDS encoding TonB-dependent siderophore receptor, translated as MFGRTHQLLVGMNYDEVKTQDQYSNEAWGSTDIFQLVQLPQPSIPLAGNYQTRTEQYGIYGQARFSITDPLTFVLGGRVSNYHTFSGNADVGTTPNMPRDPGGVDHKFTPYAGLIYNLNSQISLYGSYSQIFVPQSQLTASGSPLPPRTGDQYEIGAKGEFYDGKLNASMALFNLKDRNRAYYSSDIFFYSAAGEVRMNGAEAEIGGSPLPGWDLSAGYTYLDPHYRTEQDEANLSAITPRHNAKIWSNYHFQNETLRGFNIGAGLLASSGWTSGNVRAPGYTTASLQVGYRIDPYWNVTATIDNALDRHYYQSFYAAGGFYGAPRSFMLTIRAKY; from the coding sequence CTGTTCGGTCGCACGCATCAGCTGCTGGTCGGCATGAACTACGACGAAGTGAAGACGCAGGACCAGTACTCCAATGAGGCCTGGGGTAGCACTGACATCTTCCAGCTGGTGCAGTTGCCGCAACCGTCGATTCCGCTGGCGGGCAACTACCAGACGCGTACCGAGCAATACGGGATCTACGGCCAGGCGCGTTTCAGCATCACGGACCCGCTCACCTTCGTGCTGGGTGGCCGCGTGAGCAACTACCACACATTCAGCGGCAATGCCGACGTCGGCACCACGCCGAACATGCCGCGCGACCCGGGCGGTGTGGATCACAAGTTCACCCCCTATGCGGGACTGATCTACAACTTGAATAGCCAGATCTCGTTGTACGGAAGTTACTCGCAGATCTTCGTGCCGCAGTCCCAACTGACGGCGAGCGGCTCACCGTTGCCGCCGCGCACCGGTGACCAGTACGAGATCGGTGCAAAGGGTGAGTTCTACGACGGCAAGCTCAACGCATCGATGGCGTTGTTCAACCTCAAGGACCGTAACCGCGCCTACTACTCCAGCGACATCTTCTTCTACAGCGCGGCCGGCGAGGTTCGCATGAACGGTGCCGAGGCTGAGATTGGCGGTTCACCGCTACCCGGTTGGGACTTGAGTGCGGGATACACCTATCTGGACCCGCACTACCGCACCGAGCAGGACGAAGCGAACCTCTCTGCCATCACGCCGCGACACAACGCCAAAATCTGGAGCAACTATCACTTCCAGAACGAAACGCTGCGCGGGTTCAATATCGGTGCGGGACTGTTGGCGTCGAGCGGTTGGACCAGCGGCAACGTGCGCGCGCCGGGCTATACGACCGCATCGTTGCAAGTGGGGTATCGCATCGACCCGTACTGGAATGTCACTGCGACGATCGACAACGCGTTGGATCGCCATTACTACCAAAGCTTCTACGCCGCAGGCGGTTTCTACGGCGCGCCGCGGAGCTTCATGCTGACGATCCGCGCAAAGTACTGA
- a CDS encoding ABC transporter ATP-binding protein: MAPPPDTPARDLQAKLIDASDLIIDAVPSGGNVRFIRQPEANQTALSKLFDGHFPTDRPEELEDAFMILLRQHHAEDVPPAAAPEVRPGQCTNASNDDQPVIVVRDLVRKFGDFTAVASTSLDVRRGEIFGLLGPNGAGKTTTFRMLCGLLPASGGHLEVAGLDLRTARAQARGRVGYVSQKFALYGNLSVQENLQFFGGAYGLRGHALRARIQAVQAQFQLDADAVSSDMPGGYKQRLAMAAGLLHEPDILFLDEPTSGIDPLARRSFWRTITALVKEGVTVVITTHFMEEAEYCDRIAIQDAGRVLALGTPKQVREQADAEHGADMNSAFIAIVEQARAKGHEAGAEKVA; the protein is encoded by the coding sequence GTGGCACCACCGCCTGATACGCCCGCCCGCGACTTGCAGGCGAAGCTCATCGACGCGAGCGACCTGATCATCGATGCCGTACCAAGCGGCGGCAACGTGCGCTTCATCCGCCAGCCGGAGGCCAACCAGACCGCACTGAGCAAGCTGTTCGACGGCCATTTCCCTACGGATCGCCCGGAGGAACTGGAAGACGCCTTCATGATCTTGTTGCGTCAACATCATGCCGAAGACGTGCCGCCAGCCGCTGCCCCGGAAGTCCGCCCGGGACAGTGCACGAACGCATCGAACGACGACCAGCCCGTCATCGTGGTGCGCGATCTGGTGCGCAAGTTCGGCGACTTCACCGCCGTGGCCAGTACCTCGCTCGACGTCAGGCGTGGGGAGATCTTCGGCCTGCTGGGCCCCAACGGTGCAGGCAAGACCACGACGTTCCGCATGCTGTGTGGACTGTTGCCAGCGTCGGGCGGGCATCTCGAAGTCGCCGGTCTCGACCTGCGCACCGCGCGTGCGCAGGCGCGTGGCCGTGTGGGCTATGTGTCCCAGAAGTTCGCGTTGTACGGCAACCTCAGCGTGCAGGAGAACCTGCAGTTCTTCGGTGGCGCCTACGGTTTGAGAGGGCATGCACTGCGTGCGCGCATCCAGGCCGTGCAAGCCCAGTTCCAGCTCGATGCGGACGCGGTAAGCAGCGACATGCCGGGCGGCTACAAGCAGCGCCTCGCCATGGCGGCCGGCTTGCTGCACGAGCCCGACATTCTCTTTCTCGACGAACCCACCAGCGGCATCGATCCGCTGGCGCGCCGCTCGTTCTGGCGCACCATCACCGCCCTCGTCAAGGAAGGTGTCACCGTCGTCATCACCACCCATTTCATGGAAGAAGCGGAGTACTGCGACCGCATCGCCATCCAAGACGCCGGCCGCGTCCTCGCGCTGGGGACGCCGAAGCAGGTTCGCGAACAGGCGGACGCCGAACACGGCGCCGACATGAATAGCGCTTTCATAGCCATCGTGGAACAGGCGCGAGCGAAGGGGCACGAGGCCGGCGCGGAGAAAGTCGCATGA
- a CDS encoding efflux transporter outer membrane subunit codes for MGSFVHPIVGRHSAGLLACTLSLAMAGCAVGPDFVAPKPAAPADWASWRSGDTSLVTPVDASSPLQADWWKAFHDPVLDSLEARAFAASPDLQKAALHFAQSRAQRSTVAAQQWPAADLSASENRQRISEYSASTRIAEGLGPEKKELIDLLSQPFNVYQAGFDASWELDLWGRVRRSVEAADADVAQQAALLDQAWLSVASDVARNYFQLRTTQRQIQLTRDDIDAMAQRLQIIQVRVDAGTIDHVDLAQQRAELSALQAQLPGLLVQAGAYENQIALLLGEHPGTLHDTLQPVVEGTRPLPPDLTPGVPSEVAARRPDIRAAEQRLRNATAGIGIAKADLYPNVSIGAQFGYESYLSGKFADWGSRTWSIGPSLSLPLFDHGRRQSVVQLRELQQQEAAVDYHRTVLQAWQEIDDALNGYASYRQETQKLVERARSTDEAYKLIQVKYDAGTVDFLAVLDSHRSYLQARRDLAASQGQLDIQFVAVNKAVGNVPMQSAGLADMHP; via the coding sequence ATGGGCTCTTTCGTTCACCCCATCGTCGGCAGGCACAGCGCAGGCCTGCTTGCATGCACGTTGTCGTTGGCCATGGCCGGCTGCGCGGTCGGCCCGGATTTCGTCGCGCCCAAGCCAGCGGCGCCCGCCGATTGGGCGAGCTGGCGAAGCGGCGATACCAGCCTGGTGACGCCCGTTGATGCCTCCTCGCCGTTGCAGGCCGACTGGTGGAAGGCATTCCACGATCCCGTACTGGATAGCCTGGAAGCGCGGGCGTTCGCTGCCAGCCCTGATCTTCAGAAGGCGGCGCTCCACTTCGCGCAATCGCGCGCGCAACGCAGTACGGTCGCCGCGCAGCAATGGCCTGCTGCGGACCTGAGCGCCAGCGAGAATCGACAGCGCATCAGCGAGTACAGCGCGAGCACCCGCATTGCCGAAGGCCTGGGCCCGGAGAAGAAAGAGCTGATCGATCTGCTCAGCCAGCCGTTCAACGTGTATCAGGCGGGCTTCGATGCCTCGTGGGAACTGGATCTCTGGGGCAGAGTGCGTCGCTCGGTGGAAGCCGCGGATGCTGACGTTGCGCAGCAAGCGGCTTTGCTGGACCAAGCCTGGCTCAGCGTGGCCAGCGACGTGGCCCGCAACTATTTCCAGCTACGCACGACACAACGGCAGATCCAGTTGACCCGCGACGACATCGACGCGATGGCACAACGCCTGCAGATCATCCAGGTTCGCGTGGACGCGGGCACCATCGATCATGTGGATCTGGCGCAACAGCGTGCGGAACTCTCCGCGCTTCAGGCTCAGTTGCCCGGTTTGTTGGTGCAAGCCGGTGCGTATGAGAACCAGATCGCATTACTCCTCGGCGAACACCCAGGCACTTTGCACGATACGTTGCAGCCAGTGGTGGAGGGCACGCGCCCGTTACCACCCGATCTCACGCCCGGCGTGCCTTCCGAGGTAGCCGCGCGTCGGCCGGACATCCGCGCGGCTGAGCAACGTCTTCGCAATGCTACGGCAGGCATCGGCATCGCCAAGGCAGATCTCTATCCGAACGTGAGCATCGGTGCGCAGTTCGGCTACGAGTCCTATCTCAGCGGCAAATTTGCCGACTGGGGAAGCCGCACCTGGTCCATCGGGCCCTCGCTCAGCTTGCCGCTGTTCGATCACGGTCGTAGACAGAGCGTGGTCCAGTTGCGCGAACTGCAGCAACAGGAAGCCGCTGTCGACTATCACCGCACGGTGCTTCAGGCATGGCAGGAGATCGACGACGCGCTCAACGGTTACGCATCTTATCGACAGGAGACGCAGAAGCTGGTCGAGCGTGCGCGCAGCACGGACGAGGCGTACAAACTCATCCAGGTTAAGTACGATGCCGGCACCGTGGACTTCCTCGCGGTGCTAGACAGTCATCGCAGCTACCTTCAGGCGCGTCGCGATCTCGCGGCGAGCCAGGGCCAGCTGGATATCCAGTTCGTCGCGGTCAACAAGGCCGTGGGCAATGTGCCGATGCAGTCGGCAGGTCTGGCCGATATGCATCCCTGA
- a CDS encoding sigma factor: protein MSISSTPASRAVEALYADHHGWLRGWLRHRLGNESDAADLAQDTFVRVIRSRQAPEIRQPRDFLATVARGAGCRLFPQAHL, encoded by the coding sequence ATGTCCATTTCTTCCACGCCAGCGTCGCGTGCCGTCGAAGCCTTGTATGCCGACCATCATGGTTGGCTGCGGGGCTGGCTCCGTCACCGGCTGGGCAACGAGTCGGATGCGGCCGATCTGGCGCAGGACACCTTTGTGCGCGTCATCCGGTCGCGGCAGGCGCCGGAGATCCGCCAGCCCCGGGATTTCCTCGCTACCGTCGCGAGGGGGGCTGGTTGCCGACTTTTTCCGCAGGCGCACCTTTGA
- a CDS encoding TonB-dependent siderophore receptor, whose amino-acid sequence MSFDHSSKLAKRTLTKQLCGILYGCLAAIPLLDAAHAQDNASLFTPTARQVDIPGGPLPRVLSQFAGREGVTLSFDAAQLAPVSSTGLHGAYTAQQGFDELLAGSGWQATADGHGIYSLVRVPPSSSASTHAAAPATSATKASTTLALTTLSTIQVTAESQNATTDGSGSYTTRALTLGKGEYSMREIPQSVSVITRQRMDDQNINDIKGAMIQTTGVTVQSNANPYLNNSYYARGYALGAELDGIPSSGSLNVGAPQFDLSMYDRIEIIRGSAGLLEGSGEPGGLVNFARKRPTADTQVSGGLSVGSWNQFHGDLDVSGSLNQNKTLQGRMVIADTDSDQFYDHSHHESQMLYGILEYHLGASTLLSLSGTVQHDETHGILSAIPAYSTGALLNLSPSTNPFPDWTRSNQNTREAFAELDHFFDGGWRMRVSARYRSSDADARYIGLPSTIDPVTNDVSYFPAEGQHTLQLALHRCQCKRAVRSVRSHASAAGRHELRRSEDAGPVLQ is encoded by the coding sequence ATGTCGTTCGATCACTCCAGCAAACTGGCGAAACGCACCCTAACTAAGCAACTGTGCGGCATCCTCTACGGCTGCCTTGCTGCCATACCCTTGCTTGATGCCGCCCATGCGCAGGACAACGCCTCGCTATTCACACCAACGGCGCGGCAAGTGGATATACCGGGCGGGCCGCTACCCCGTGTGCTCAGCCAGTTCGCCGGTAGGGAAGGCGTCACGCTGTCGTTCGATGCCGCTCAGCTGGCACCGGTTTCCTCGACCGGCCTGCATGGCGCATACACCGCGCAGCAGGGCTTCGACGAGCTGCTTGCTGGCAGTGGCTGGCAGGCCACCGCCGACGGCCACGGAATCTATTCACTGGTGCGCGTACCGCCATCCTCAAGCGCATCAACTCATGCCGCCGCGCCGGCAACGTCCGCGACGAAGGCCAGCACCACCCTGGCATTGACCACGTTGTCGACGATCCAAGTCACCGCCGAATCGCAGAACGCGACCACCGACGGCAGCGGCTCGTACACCACGCGCGCGCTGACGCTGGGCAAGGGCGAGTACAGCATGCGTGAGATTCCTCAGTCGGTCAGCGTGATCACGCGCCAGCGCATGGACGACCAGAACATCAACGACATCAAGGGTGCGATGATCCAGACCACTGGCGTCACCGTGCAGAGCAACGCCAATCCTTACCTCAACAACAGCTACTACGCCCGTGGCTATGCGCTGGGCGCAGAGCTGGATGGCATTCCCTCCAGTGGTTCGCTCAACGTCGGTGCGCCGCAGTTCGATCTGTCCATGTACGACCGCATCGAAATCATCCGCGGCTCGGCCGGCCTGCTGGAAGGTTCGGGCGAACCCGGGGGCCTGGTGAACTTCGCCCGCAAACGCCCCACTGCAGATACGCAGGTGTCGGGCGGCCTGAGCGTGGGTTCGTGGAACCAGTTTCACGGCGACCTGGATGTATCCGGCTCGCTCAACCAAAACAAAACGCTGCAGGGCCGCATGGTGATCGCCGATACGGATAGCGACCAGTTCTACGACCACTCACATCATGAATCGCAGATGCTGTACGGCATCCTGGAATACCACCTGGGCGCAAGTACGCTGCTGTCGCTGTCGGGCACGGTGCAGCACGACGAGACGCACGGCATCCTCTCGGCCATCCCTGCCTATAGCACCGGGGCGCTGTTGAACCTGTCGCCCTCGACCAACCCGTTTCCCGATTGGACGCGCAGCAACCAGAACACCCGAGAGGCCTTTGCCGAGCTCGATCACTTCTTCGATGGTGGTTGGCGCATGCGCGTGAGCGCGCGTTATCGCTCCAGCGACGCAGACGCGCGCTACATCGGCTTGCCAAGCACGATCGATCCGGTGACCAACGACGTGAGTTACTTCCCCGCTGAGGGACAACACACGCTTCAATTGGCTCTCCACCGATGTCAATGCAAGCGGGCCGTTCGATCTGTTCGGTCGCACGCATCAGCTGCTGGTCGGCATGAACTACGACGAAGTGAAGACGCAGGACCAGTACTCCAATGA
- a CDS encoding FecR domain-containing protein yields MSLRSAEHAVVLEASRWFARLHAEQATEDDRQAWARWYSADPSHQRAWQLVEEVRAQFGRLPGTVAGRALDAAGRARRRALGQLVAVLGVGSVGMLAWRQLPWEDWLAEYRTRVGQRRDVALPDGSALSLNTASAVDVEFSSARRLLKLRAGEVMIRTGADPAAGTHRPFVVATRQGDVLALGTQFTVRTEADYAEVSVLEKSVKVQPATGAAPLIVPAGYHVRFTAHRVEALQPNDVSVASWQYGSIIAVDMPLEVFIAELSRYRTGYLGCHPSIAALKISGAFPIDDTNRALDALTHAFPVRVVRRTRLWVTLEPR; encoded by the coding sequence ATGTCCCTCCGCTCCGCTGAGCATGCCGTTGTCCTGGAAGCATCGCGCTGGTTCGCCCGGCTCCATGCGGAACAAGCGACGGAGGATGACCGCCAGGCATGGGCGCGCTGGTACTCGGCCGATCCCAGCCATCAACGTGCATGGCAGTTGGTGGAAGAGGTACGCGCACAGTTTGGCCGTCTACCCGGCACCGTGGCCGGACGCGCATTGGACGCTGCCGGCCGGGCGCGCCGCAGGGCTTTGGGCCAGCTCGTCGCTGTGCTGGGTGTCGGCTCCGTCGGCATGCTCGCGTGGCGCCAGCTGCCCTGGGAGGATTGGCTCGCCGAGTACCGTACCCGCGTCGGTCAGCGCAGAGATGTCGCGCTGCCCGATGGGTCAGCGCTATCGCTCAACACGGCGAGCGCTGTCGATGTTGAATTCTCATCCGCTCGGCGGCTGCTGAAGCTGCGCGCCGGCGAAGTGATGATACGTACGGGCGCTGATCCGGCGGCCGGTACGCACCGACCTTTCGTCGTCGCAACGCGACAGGGCGACGTGCTCGCGCTGGGTACCCAGTTCACCGTGCGAACCGAAGCGGACTACGCTGAAGTCTCGGTACTGGAGAAATCGGTCAAAGTGCAGCCGGCGACGGGTGCAGCGCCGCTCATCGTGCCGGCCGGTTACCACGTTCGCTTTACCGCGCACCGTGTCGAAGCGCTGCAACCCAATGACGTCTCCGTGGCCTCCTGGCAGTACGGCAGCATCATCGCGGTGGACATGCCGCTAGAGGTATTCATCGCGGAGTTATCGCGCTACCGCACCGGATACCTCGGCTGTCATCCATCCATTGCCGCGCTAAAAATCTCAGGCGCCTTCCCCATCGACGATACCAATCGCGCACTGGATGCACTTACCCATGCGTTTCCCGTGCGCGTGGTGCGCCGCACGCGGCTTTGGGTGACGTTGGAGCCGCGCTGA
- a CDS encoding sigma factor-like helix-turn-helix DNA-binding protein: MIDALMEIDAMLDGLGAKVKRTFLLSQCDGLTYAAIAETVGISLRTVNNHMAKAMEHCCRLRLRHAALG; the protein is encoded by the coding sequence GTGATCGATGCGCTCATGGAAATCGACGCCATGCTCGATGGCCTGGGCGCCAAGGTAAAGCGGACGTTCCTGTTGTCCCAGTGCGATGGCCTGACCTATGCGGCCATTGCCGAAACCGTCGGGATCTCGCTGCGCACAGTGAACAACCATATGGCCAAGGCGATGGAACATTGCTGCCGCCTTCGTCTGCGCCATGCCGCGCTAGGCTGA